The Winslowiella toletana region TGGCAGGCGGGAAAACTGTTTCAGCAACCGGCGCGCGAGCTGCGCCAGCTGCGCGATACCGGCCGCACTTTTAGCGGCGTGGCGGCTTCACTGCCGGCGATGGATATCGCCAGCGCTGAGATCGATTTTGCGGTGACCGGTGACGTTAGCGCCAGCTTTGGCGGAATTTTGCAACTGAACTGCGATCGGCAGGGTCTGACCCTGACGCGCAATAATCGTCGCACGGGTGACATCGAGCATCGCTACTGGCGCGGAAGCGTGACGCATTTACAAATTCTGTGCGATTGCTCAAGCGTGGAAATTTTTATTAATCACGGCGAAGCGGTAATGTCAGCACGCTATTTCCCTGGCAGCCAGCCGCAGCTGCGGTTACAGGGTAGCAGCACGCTGGCCTTGCATCACTGGAGCTTGAAAAGATGCGTGATAGAATGACGGTACTGAGCCACCATCACTAAGCAGAATGTGAATAAAAGCAAACGTGTCACCATCAATGATATTGCACGACTGGCCGGCGTCTCCAAATCCACCGCCAGTCTGGTTCTTAATGGGCGAGGTAAAGAGCTGCGAGTGGCCGAAAGCACCCGTTTGCGGGTGCTGGAAGTGGCAAAGCAGGAGCATTACCAGCCCAGCATCCACGCCCGTGCGCTGAACTCGTCGCACAGTAATACCATTGGTCTGGTGGTTCCGGAAATGACCAACCACGGCTTTGCGGTGTTTTCACATGAGCTGGAAAAGCTTTGTCGTGATGATGGTTTGCAGCTGTTGATCGCCTGTACCGATGAGAATGCCAGCCAGGAAATTCTGGCGGTTAACAATCTGATTCAGCGTCAGGTCGACGGGCTGATTGTTGCCTCCAGCATGCTGAGCGACGGTGAATACCAGAAAATAAATCAGCAGCTGCCGGTGATCTTATTTGACCGCCATCTTGGCGAATCGTCGCTGCCGCTGGTAATTACCGATGCGATTGAACCTACCGCGAAGCTGATTGAGCATGTCGCCAGTGAAGGCTACGACGAGCTGTATTTTTTCGGCGGCCAACCGCGCATCTCACCTACCCGCGATCGGCTGGAAGGATATAAGCGCGGCCTGCAACGTGCCGGGGTAGAACTGCAACCGGAGTGGGTGATTTATGGTCATTACCATTCCAGCTCAGGCTATGAACTGTTTGCCGATCTCTGCTCGCGCCTGGGACGCGTGCCGCAAGCCCTGTTTTGTGCCGCTTGTGGGTTGCAGGAGGGAGTGCTGCGCTATCTCAGCCAGCATGGCTTGCTGG contains the following coding sequences:
- a CDS encoding substrate-binding domain-containing protein; its protein translation is MNKSKRVTINDIARLAGVSKSTASLVLNGRGKELRVAESTRLRVLEVAKQEHYQPSIHARALNSSHSNTIGLVVPEMTNHGFAVFSHELEKLCRDDGLQLLIACTDENASQEILAVNNLIQRQVDGLIVASSMLSDGEYQKINQQLPVILFDRHLGESSLPLVITDAIEPTAKLIEHVASEGYDELYFFGGQPRISPTRDRLEGYKRGLQRAGVELQPEWVIYGHYHSSSGYELFADLCSRLGRVPQALFCAACGLQEGVLRYLSQHGLLESDIRLCSFDDHYLYDSLCVPIDTVAQDERLLAWNCFEMVTDLIKQRSPEPLQRWLPPSIRLRANKNPR